The following are encoded in a window of Corynebacterium argentoratense DSM 44202 genomic DNA:
- a CDS encoding cupin domain-containing protein produces MFYSDLFNDAPEPRQGARPAVARLATLPGANIIVFRFAPGQCLNDHTAAHPITVQCVRGELDFTVYTSAPGSTATTTQAFRLRPGRVIHLDAYELHRVDAVDGCDDALLLLTMLTTD; encoded by the coding sequence ATGTTTTACAGCGATCTGTTTAATGACGCCCCGGAGCCGCGGCAGGGCGCGCGCCCAGCGGTTGCTCGTCTGGCGACGTTGCCCGGCGCGAACATCATCGTGTTTCGTTTTGCTCCCGGCCAGTGCCTGAACGACCATACTGCGGCGCATCCGATCACGGTGCAGTGCGTGCGCGGCGAGCTTGATTTCACGGTGTATACGTCTGCGCCAGGATCTACTGCTACAACCACGCAGGCGTTCCGTTTGCGGCCGGGGCGCGTGATTCATCTGGATGCGTATGAGCTGCATCGGGTGGATGCGGTGGATGGGTGCGATGATGCGTTGCTGTTGCTGACGATGCTCACCACGGACTAG
- a CDS encoding class I SAM-dependent methyltransferase gives MNKPQAGHWVLAALGKKVLRPGGRETTEFLLNHCPITGARVVEFAPGLGITAAEILSRTPRSYVGVDADPSACETTRRRLNELQPPCQVSVRECPADATGLEDGSADVVVGEAMLSMQTDAHKLAIMREAARILRTGGIYAIHELLLTPAELDEESKTAIQRDLARAIKVNARPLTIDEWSDLATQAGFEVVKTFTTSMSLLEPRRLIADEGLGVFKIAFNLLRQPQLRKRVVTMRATFSKHAEHLGAIGLVLKKSDVS, from the coding sequence ATGAATAAACCACAGGCCGGCCACTGGGTGCTGGCTGCCCTCGGCAAAAAAGTCCTCCGCCCCGGCGGGCGCGAAACCACCGAGTTCCTGCTCAACCACTGCCCCATCACTGGCGCGCGGGTGGTTGAGTTTGCCCCAGGGTTGGGTATCACCGCGGCGGAGATCCTGTCCCGAACACCCCGCAGCTATGTGGGTGTTGACGCCGACCCTTCCGCATGTGAGACCACCCGTCGCCGTTTGAACGAACTCCAGCCCCCGTGCCAGGTGTCGGTGCGGGAATGCCCTGCGGATGCTACCGGTTTGGAAGATGGCAGCGCCGACGTGGTGGTGGGTGAAGCGATGCTGAGTATGCAGACGGACGCCCACAAGCTGGCCATCATGCGGGAGGCCGCCCGCATTCTGCGCACCGGGGGCATCTATGCCATCCACGAACTGCTGTTAACGCCGGCGGAGCTGGATGAGGAATCGAAGACGGCTATTCAACGGGATTTGGCTCGGGCTATCAAGGTCAATGCCCGCCCGCTGACTATTGACGAGTGGAGCGACCTGGCCACTCAGGCGGGCTTTGAGGTGGTCAAGACGTTCACCACCTCAATGTCTCTGTTAGAGCCGCGCCGGTTGATTGCCGACGAGGGCCTCGGGGTGTTCAAGATTGCGTTCAATCTGCTGCGCCAGCCGCAATTGCGCAAGCGTGTTGTCACGATGCGCGCGACGTTTAGTAAGCATGCGGAGCACTTGGGGGCTATCGGGTTGGTGTTGAAAAAGTCCGATGTGTCCTAG
- a CDS encoding putative quinol monooxygenase gives MILINVKFTPLPDNVATFPELVRDFTQATRAEDGCLFFEWYRSTERLNEYILVEGFKDDAAEAHVGSEHFKAACELFPTILEKTPEIINTLIEGKTHWDEMAEFQVQ, from the coding sequence ATGATTTTGATCAACGTAAAATTCACGCCCCTGCCCGACAACGTCGCAACCTTCCCCGAACTGGTCCGCGACTTCACCCAAGCAACCCGCGCGGAAGACGGCTGCCTGTTCTTCGAGTGGTACCGCTCCACCGAACGCCTCAACGAATACATCCTGGTTGAAGGCTTTAAGGATGACGCCGCGGAGGCCCATGTCGGCAGCGAACACTTCAAGGCTGCCTGCGAGCTATTCCCCACCATCCTCGAGAAAACCCCAGAGATCATCAACACCCTGATCGAAGGCAAAACCCACTGGGACGAAATGGCCGAATTCCAAGTTCAATAG
- the ppk2 gene encoding polyphosphate kinase 2 — MGKKELPKLSKKAYEAELKRLQAELVEMQQWVVETGARVVIIMEGRDAAGKGSAIKRITQYLNPRTCRIEALPAPSSREQGQWYFQRYVEKLPTAGEIVIFDRSWYNRAGVERVMGFCTSEEYRRFLHQAPIFERLLVEDGIMLRKYWFSVSDEEQVKRFKSRRNDPLRRWKLSPMDLQSITRWEDYSRAKDEMFVHTDIPSAPWYTVESEDKKRSRINVISHLLSTIPYEHIDRPMPEIPERPKSTNDYERPPREDFRYVPDVASKLEAGNQDAAEQGKKAKKEKKPKN; from the coding sequence ATGGGAAAAAAAGAGCTACCGAAGCTGTCGAAGAAAGCCTATGAGGCCGAACTAAAGCGCCTGCAGGCTGAACTGGTTGAGATGCAGCAGTGGGTTGTCGAGACCGGCGCCCGCGTCGTCATCATCATGGAGGGGCGCGACGCCGCAGGCAAGGGCTCTGCGATCAAGCGGATCACCCAATACCTCAACCCCCGCACCTGCCGCATTGAGGCGCTGCCCGCGCCGTCATCACGCGAACAGGGTCAGTGGTACTTCCAGCGTTATGTTGAAAAACTGCCGACTGCGGGCGAGATCGTCATTTTTGACCGCTCGTGGTACAACCGTGCGGGCGTGGAGCGCGTGATGGGTTTCTGTACCTCGGAGGAATACCGCCGCTTCTTGCACCAGGCCCCGATCTTTGAGCGCCTGCTGGTAGAAGACGGCATTATGCTGCGCAAATACTGGTTCTCGGTGTCGGATGAGGAGCAAGTCAAGCGCTTTAAGTCCCGCCGTAATGATCCGCTGCGCCGCTGGAAGCTGTCGCCCATGGACCTGCAGTCGATCACCCGCTGGGAGGACTACTCCCGCGCGAAGGACGAGATGTTTGTCCACACCGACATCCCTTCTGCTCCCTGGTACACGGTGGAGTCGGAGGACAAGAAGCGCTCGCGTATCAACGTCATTTCGCACCTGTTGTCGACCATTCCCTATGAGCACATCGATCGTCCGATGCCGGAGATCCCGGAGCGCCCCAAGTCGACGAATGACTACGAGCGTCCTCCCCGCGAGGATTTCCGTTACGTTCCTGACGTCGCGTCCAAACTGGAGGCAGGCAACCAGGATGCCGCTGAGCAGGGCAAGAAGGCGAAAAAGGAGAAGAAACCCAAAAACTGA
- a CDS encoding 3-hydroxyisobutyryl-CoA hydrolase: protein MAHDTDVSTNDASTVPDNLVYAHVVGTTGRLELNRPRALNSLNLEMVEIILDYLEQWRDDPSVTHILITSTSERAFCAGGDVRAIREQGMQGQYAEGDRFFNTEYKMNEMLAVYPKPIVSLIHGVVMGGGLGVSAHGSHRVVTEKTFAAMPEMLIGFIPDVGMSWRMQKMVGGKGYASVALANFLATTGMYLKPADMLWSGLATHYIDSSKMDEFVEAVIDESKGVDAAIEAHTTTVAESSELARWEKQIEQCFAASSWSEIRANLEACADAEFVDLVREHTKLANPTSLVATIEVIAATVECSHIGQSLGHELTMGNQLRREPNFAEGVRAVLIDKDRNPSFVPNDIAEVDEQFYRDLLR from the coding sequence ATGGCACACGATACTGATGTTTCTACCAACGACGCGTCCACCGTTCCCGACAACCTCGTCTACGCGCACGTCGTGGGCACCACCGGCCGGCTAGAACTCAACCGGCCCCGTGCCCTCAACTCGCTCAACCTCGAGATGGTCGAGATCATCCTTGACTACCTGGAACAGTGGCGCGACGACCCGTCGGTCACCCACATCCTCATCACCTCCACCTCCGAGCGCGCATTCTGCGCCGGCGGTGACGTTCGAGCCATCCGCGAACAAGGCATGCAGGGCCAGTACGCCGAAGGCGACCGCTTCTTCAACACCGAATACAAGATGAACGAGATGCTGGCGGTATACCCCAAGCCGATCGTCTCCCTCATCCACGGTGTGGTGATGGGCGGTGGCCTGGGCGTATCGGCGCACGGTTCGCACCGCGTGGTCACCGAGAAAACCTTCGCCGCGATGCCCGAAATGCTCATCGGGTTCATCCCGGACGTCGGCATGAGCTGGCGGATGCAAAAAATGGTCGGGGGCAAGGGCTACGCATCGGTGGCGTTGGCGAACTTCCTCGCCACCACGGGTATGTACTTGAAGCCGGCCGACATGCTGTGGAGCGGCCTGGCCACCCACTACATCGATTCCTCCAAGATGGATGAGTTCGTAGAGGCCGTAATTGATGAGTCCAAGGGTGTTGACGCCGCGATCGAAGCGCACACCACGACCGTTGCGGAGTCCTCGGAGTTGGCCCGCTGGGAAAAGCAGATCGAGCAGTGCTTCGCGGCGAGCTCCTGGTCGGAGATCCGCGCCAACCTTGAAGCCTGCGCGGACGCTGAGTTTGTGGACTTGGTGCGCGAACACACCAAGCTTGCCAACCCGACTTCCCTGGTGGCCACCATTGAGGTTATTGCCGCGACCGTCGAGTGCAGCCACATTGGGCAGAGCCTGGGCCATGAGCTGACCATGGGTAACCAACTGCGGCGCGAACCCAACTTCGCAGAAGGCGTGCGCGCGGTGCTCATCGATAAGGACCGCAACCCCAGCTTCGTGCCCAATGACATCGCCGAGGTGGACGAGCAGTTCTACCGCGACCTGCTGCGCTAG
- a CDS encoding DUF6882 domain-containing protein: MSEHSTGPAANATDTADAVNAHTADATNASDAAAFGSLNCAARIQCLLQELGHIEHIEVAPTGTATPQGLANGPAHAPVSNTSPDASADSSSDASSGTTHDPSVSPFASDDSISIRFTLRGQAPRTFAAVTVPGESWSDLAAASAHLMGRPGISLPKTDGTRTLAIIDWLPHQDPHQQLFAAAWSPHVSVRACEGFASLHELGIRTSQPEEGRTLVEFSNGSVMHLRTPGYLNGVGDVTGQDIAAKGLQPTAEFQHYLNSLLAPPADGRSPLQCTAPSPYGAPLSLMTSRGLASVTAYHVATVKGDTWRWSWADATRSAEWFGAQAFGPTRPSPAHDIRLLGYRHGVGALLRPELSRQEVEQSHVLAMCTSATGLWHHAWVPQPNDSWALLLFPGNAI, encoded by the coding sequence ATGTCTGAGCATTCGACTGGCCCCGCCGCCAACGCCACCGACACCGCCGACGCAGTCAACGCCCACACCGCCGACGCCACCAACGCGTCCGACGCCGCCGCCTTCGGCTCCTTGAACTGTGCCGCCCGCATCCAGTGTTTGTTGCAGGAACTCGGCCACATCGAACACATCGAGGTCGCACCCACCGGTACCGCCACCCCGCAAGGCCTGGCGAACGGTCCAGCACACGCCCCCGTGTCCAACACCTCGCCTGATGCATCTGCTGACTCCTCGTCGGACGCATCATCCGGCACCACGCACGACCCTTCGGTCTCACCGTTTGCCAGCGACGACTCCATCAGCATTCGTTTTACTCTGCGGGGCCAGGCCCCCCGCACGTTCGCTGCCGTGACGGTTCCGGGCGAATCCTGGTCAGATCTCGCGGCCGCTTCCGCGCACCTCATGGGCCGCCCGGGCATCAGCCTGCCCAAGACCGACGGCACCCGGACCCTCGCGATCATCGACTGGCTGCCGCACCAGGACCCCCACCAGCAATTGTTCGCAGCAGCATGGTCCCCGCACGTGTCGGTTCGCGCATGCGAGGGCTTCGCCTCTCTACACGAGCTCGGTATCCGCACCTCGCAGCCGGAAGAAGGCCGCACGCTGGTGGAGTTTTCCAATGGGTCGGTGATGCACCTACGCACCCCCGGCTACCTCAACGGCGTGGGCGACGTCACCGGCCAGGACATCGCCGCCAAGGGCCTGCAACCCACCGCGGAATTCCAGCATTACTTGAACTCGTTGCTCGCCCCACCAGCCGATGGACGCAGCCCCTTGCAATGCACAGCGCCCTCCCCCTACGGCGCTCCCCTGTCATTAATGACGTCGCGGGGCTTGGCGTCCGTCACCGCCTATCATGTTGCCACGGTGAAGGGTGATACCTGGCGGTGGTCGTGGGCGGATGCCACGCGTTCCGCAGAGTGGTTTGGTGCGCAAGCGTTCGGGCCGACCCGGCCCAGCCCAGCCCACGACATTCGTCTCCTGGGTTATCGGCATGGGGTGGGTGCACTGCTTCGCCCTGAGCTATCGAGGCAGGAGGTAGAGCAGTCACATGTGCTGGCTATGTGCACCTCTGCCACCGGGTTGTGGCATCACGCGTGGGTGCCACAACCGAATGACTCCTGGGCGTTGCTGCTGTTCCCCGGCAACGCCATCTAG
- a CDS encoding alpha/beta hydrolase: MRTRRMLTSLLVSTTVFGAALSPAPVHAQDHGLDPEGADNPGNTDTRRAPSGFSEQGWLNALMPSVNPQFDNPMFPNGREGMPKAQIDMHPEEIERLKHWMGVNGDTVRQINAYSPSMGRWIPLVWLPAPDTSTPRPVVYALGGADGGYTDQHWLNRSDLPELAREGNYHVVIPALGRHSAYTDWVEELPEQGGKQMWETFLTYELPEALEAEIGGDGQRSLIGMSMSGGTALNYAAHQPGFYSSVASLSGCAANNTWWGRYGLNRTIEGGGGNADMMWGPMNSPLSRYNDAVLNAERLKDQENLYVYSATGLMGALDFFGDWAPANSNQKKDRWSLGFSIEAASNLCAHQLKVRTDSLGITDIAYDFPMAGTHSWDAWNTALHTFWPRLQRGFGEEVVVPDVPSLGSSDRGSSDPATGVSTSSELAEGSSALGSSDGSSDDHAASGSAALGFLAGSSMALGNFSNSLLQMIFTLFNLLFGWISRATFSG, translated from the coding sequence GTGCGCACGCGTCGGATGTTGACCTCCCTGCTAGTAAGCACTACCGTCTTCGGCGCGGCGCTAAGCCCAGCCCCAGTCCACGCGCAAGACCACGGACTCGACCCCGAAGGTGCCGACAATCCCGGCAACACCGACACCCGTCGCGCTCCCAGTGGCTTCTCGGAACAAGGTTGGCTGAACGCCCTCATGCCTTCAGTTAACCCACAGTTCGACAACCCCATGTTCCCCAACGGGCGCGAAGGCATGCCGAAAGCACAGATCGACATGCACCCAGAGGAAATCGAACGCCTCAAGCACTGGATGGGCGTCAACGGAGATACCGTCCGGCAAATCAATGCCTACTCCCCGTCGATGGGCCGCTGGATTCCCTTGGTGTGGTTGCCCGCGCCGGACACCAGCACGCCCCGCCCCGTCGTCTACGCATTGGGTGGCGCCGATGGGGGCTACACCGACCAACATTGGCTAAACCGCTCTGACCTGCCGGAACTTGCCCGCGAAGGTAACTACCATGTGGTCATCCCCGCCCTGGGCCGCCACTCTGCTTACACCGACTGGGTCGAGGAATTGCCGGAACAGGGCGGCAAGCAAATGTGGGAAACCTTCCTCACCTACGAGCTTCCCGAGGCACTGGAAGCCGAAATCGGTGGCGACGGCCAGCGCAGCCTCATCGGCATGTCCATGTCGGGCGGTACCGCACTGAACTACGCCGCCCACCAGCCGGGTTTCTATTCCTCCGTGGCGTCCCTGTCCGGTTGCGCCGCGAACAACACCTGGTGGGGTCGCTACGGGCTCAACCGCACCATCGAAGGTGGTGGCGGAAACGCCGACATGATGTGGGGCCCGATGAACTCCCCACTGTCCCGCTACAACGATGCTGTCCTTAACGCCGAGCGGCTGAAGGACCAGGAAAACCTCTACGTCTATTCCGCCACCGGTTTGATGGGCGCCCTGGACTTCTTCGGCGACTGGGCCCCGGCTAACAGCAACCAGAAGAAAGACCGCTGGAGTTTAGGCTTCAGCATCGAGGCTGCGTCTAACCTGTGCGCCCACCAGCTGAAGGTCCGTACCGATAGCCTGGGCATCACCGACATCGCCTACGATTTCCCAATGGCTGGCACCCACAGTTGGGACGCGTGGAACACGGCCCTGCATACGTTCTGGCCTCGCCTTCAGCGTGGATTCGGCGAGGAGGTCGTGGTGCCGGACGTTCCTAGCTTGGGATCCTCCGACCGCGGCTCCTCCGATCCTGCGACCGGTGTTAGCACCTCTTCCGAATTGGCGGAAGGTTCGTCCGCGTTGGGTTCCTCGGATGGTTCTTCGGATGATCACGCCGCGAGCGGCAGCGCCGCGCTCGGGTTCCTGGCGGGCAGTAGCATGGCGCTGGGTAACTTCAGTAACTCGCTGCTGCAGATGATCTTTACGCTATTCAACCTGCTGTTCGGTTGGATCAGCAGGGCAACGTTTAGCGGCTAG
- a CDS encoding peptide chain release factor 3, with the protein MSDLFAQAARRRTFAVIAHPDAGKSTLTEALALHAHVISEAGAVHGKAGRKATVSDWMEMEKDRGISIASSALQFEYAPEGHTGEPYMINLVDTPGHADFSEDTYRVLTAVDAAVMLIDGAKGLEPQTLKLFRVCKARGLPIVTVINKWDRPGMAPLELMDEIVQEIGLQPTPLFWPVGEAGDFRGLAKVSDDGEPEEYIHFIRTAGGSTIAPEEHYSPEQAEEREGDAWLTAAEEVELMTMDGALHDQELFLDCTTSPVIFASAMLNFGVHQILDTLCALAPSPGSRASSQKAIDEATAAFDAARDVTDDFSGVVFKVQAGMDKNHRDSLAFMRVVSGEFDRGMQVTHAQSGRSFSTKYALTVFGRTRNTVDTAYPGDIVGLVNAGTLAPGDTIYAGRKVQYPPMPQFAPEHFRTLRAKSLGKYKQFRKALDQLAAEGVVQILKNDARGDAAPVMAAVGPMQFEVMMARMDNEYNVETIAEPVPYSVARRTTPETAAELTKQRGCEVFTRTDGELIALFGDKWRLQFIDKEHPEFVLEPLVAD; encoded by the coding sequence GTGTCTGATCTTTTTGCCCAAGCCGCCCGCCGCCGTACCTTCGCCGTCATCGCCCACCCCGATGCCGGTAAGTCCACTCTGACGGAGGCATTGGCGCTGCACGCGCACGTCATCAGCGAAGCCGGTGCGGTGCATGGCAAGGCAGGGCGCAAGGCCACGGTGTCGGACTGGATGGAAATGGAAAAAGACCGCGGTATTTCCATCGCGTCCTCCGCCCTGCAGTTCGAATACGCACCAGAGGGCCACACGGGCGAGCCCTACATGATCAACTTGGTGGATACGCCCGGCCACGCGGATTTCTCTGAGGACACCTATCGCGTTCTCACCGCGGTGGATGCGGCCGTGATGCTTATTGACGGCGCGAAGGGCCTGGAGCCCCAGACACTGAAGCTGTTCCGCGTGTGCAAGGCCCGTGGCCTGCCGATCGTCACGGTGATCAACAAGTGGGACCGCCCCGGTATGGCGCCGCTCGAGCTCATGGATGAGATCGTGCAGGAGATCGGCTTGCAGCCCACTCCCCTGTTTTGGCCGGTGGGTGAAGCCGGCGACTTCCGTGGGCTCGCCAAGGTCAGCGATGACGGTGAGCCAGAGGAATACATCCACTTCATCCGCACCGCCGGCGGCTCCACCATCGCCCCCGAGGAGCATTACAGCCCGGAGCAGGCCGAAGAGCGTGAAGGGGATGCGTGGTTGACCGCTGCGGAAGAAGTCGAATTGATGACGATGGATGGAGCCCTGCATGACCAGGAGCTTTTCCTGGACTGCACCACCTCCCCGGTAATTTTCGCCTCCGCAATGCTGAACTTCGGCGTCCACCAGATCCTCGATACCCTGTGCGCGCTCGCCCCCTCACCAGGCTCGCGTGCGTCCTCCCAGAAGGCAATCGACGAGGCCACTGCGGCCTTCGACGCCGCCCGCGACGTCACCGATGATTTCTCCGGCGTGGTGTTCAAGGTGCAGGCTGGCATGGACAAAAACCACCGCGACTCCCTGGCGTTTATGCGCGTTGTGTCCGGCGAGTTCGACCGCGGCATGCAGGTCACGCACGCCCAGTCCGGTAGGAGTTTCTCCACCAAGTATGCGCTCACCGTGTTCGGCCGCACCCGCAACACCGTCGACACCGCCTACCCCGGCGATATTGTTGGTTTGGTCAACGCAGGAACACTCGCACCCGGCGACACCATCTACGCAGGCCGTAAGGTGCAGTACCCGCCGATGCCACAGTTCGCACCCGAGCATTTCCGCACGTTGCGCGCGAAGTCCTTGGGCAAGTACAAGCAGTTCCGCAAGGCTTTGGATCAGTTGGCGGCCGAAGGTGTCGTACAGATCTTGAAAAATGATGCGCGTGGTGACGCCGCGCCGGTCATGGCCGCAGTCGGCCCCATGCAGTTCGAGGTCATGATGGCCCGCATGGACAACGAATACAACGTGGAGACCATCGCCGAACCTGTGCCCTATTCGGTGGCCCGGCGCACTACCCCGGAGACGGCTGCAGAGTTGACCAAGCAGCGCGGGTGTGAGGTCTTTACCCGCACCGATGGGGAGCTCATTGCTTTATTTGGCGACAAGTGGCGCCTGCAGTTCATCGACAAGGAGCACCCCGAGTTCGTGCTCGAACCGCTAGTCGCCGACTAG
- the pth gene encoding aminoacyl-tRNA hydrolase, translating to MALPRFLQRIAQIFSSRDHDAASASGGSVHPDAAHSPDAVPEWLIIGLGNPGAKYQLTPHNVGYFAIDHALDHADDYAPGQGPQPSGTQLSLQPVPGCTAHAAVTTWGENTVALVRSDTYMNESGVAVAALAQRWSIPPERVIVIHDELDLPPGTVKLKAGGSDNGHNGLKSITAQLGSGAYARVRMGIGRPAGVPIIEHVIGPMTQEILDTLPAQSADAIVAAQLIITEGVDRAQNIVHTRKR from the coding sequence ATGGCTTTACCTCGCTTCCTTCAGCGCATCGCCCAGATTTTTTCTTCCCGCGATCATGACGCCGCGTCTGCCTCCGGCGGATCTGTACATCCTGACGCCGCACACTCCCCCGACGCTGTGCCCGAGTGGCTCATCATCGGACTCGGCAATCCGGGGGCCAAGTATCAGCTGACGCCACACAACGTCGGGTACTTCGCCATCGACCACGCGCTTGACCACGCGGACGACTACGCACCCGGCCAGGGCCCGCAGCCTTCAGGCACGCAGCTATCTCTGCAGCCCGTACCCGGCTGCACCGCCCATGCCGCCGTCACCACCTGGGGCGAGAACACCGTCGCACTGGTGCGATCGGATACGTATATGAATGAGTCCGGTGTCGCGGTCGCCGCGCTCGCACAGCGCTGGTCGATCCCTCCGGAGCGCGTCATCGTCATCCACGATGAGCTCGATTTGCCGCCAGGTACGGTCAAGCTGAAGGCGGGCGGTAGCGATAATGGCCACAATGGGCTGAAGTCCATCACCGCGCAGCTCGGATCCGGTGCCTACGCGCGTGTGCGAATGGGTATCGGCCGGCCCGCTGGCGTTCCGATCATCGAGCACGTGATCGGCCCCATGACCCAGGAGATCCTCGACACCCTGCCCGCCCAGTCGGCCGACGCCATCGTTGCTGCGCAGTTAATCATCACTGAGGGCGTTGATCGCGCCCAAAACATTGTGCACACCCGCAAGCGCTAA
- a CDS encoding glyceraldehyde-3-phosphate dehydrogenase — protein sequence MPNNDWNQRIELAEKMIPLLGQLRRNNNVVTSIFGSLLDNATAVDIAKSHRFARRISGTELSLHKTYPIVELLTTLNLGTASIDLGELAVRYDERGGDLEAFLREELADVIDAPVTKTDEVDVVLYGFGRIGRLLARILLAKQSYGRGVNLRAIVVRKNGDNDLQKRASLLRRDSVHGAFDGTIKVDEDNNIIWANGTPIQVIYSSDPATVDYTEYGINNAIVVDNTGRWRDREGLSQHLKSTGVSKVLLTAPGKGDIKNIVFGINDGDMTADDQILSAASCTTNAITPVLKAVNDKYGVEFGHVETVHSFTNDQNLIDNFHKGSRRGRAATLNMVLTETGAAKAVSKALPEFEGKLTGNAIRVPTPDVSMAVLNLTMAGDVDRDEVNEYLKQVSLRSDLRQQIGYIHSPEVVSNDFVGTTQAGIVDGLATIATGKHLVLYVWYDNEFGYSNQVIRIVEEMGGVRPRVYPKRSTIDAI from the coding sequence ATGCCCAACAACGACTGGAACCAGCGGATCGAACTAGCGGAAAAAATGATCCCCCTGCTCGGCCAGCTCCGCCGGAACAACAACGTTGTTACCTCGATCTTCGGCTCCCTACTCGACAACGCAACCGCCGTCGACATCGCCAAATCCCACCGCTTCGCCCGCCGCATTTCCGGCACCGAACTATCCCTGCACAAGACCTACCCGATCGTCGAACTGCTCACCACCCTCAACCTCGGCACCGCATCCATCGACCTCGGAGAACTCGCAGTCCGCTACGACGAACGTGGCGGCGACCTCGAAGCCTTCCTACGCGAAGAACTCGCAGATGTCATCGACGCCCCCGTCACCAAGACCGACGAAGTGGACGTCGTGCTTTACGGCTTCGGCCGCATCGGCCGCCTGCTCGCCCGCATCCTGCTCGCCAAGCAATCCTACGGACGCGGCGTCAACCTCCGCGCCATCGTCGTACGCAAAAACGGCGACAACGACCTGCAAAAACGCGCAAGCCTGCTGCGTCGCGACTCCGTCCACGGTGCCTTCGACGGCACCATCAAAGTCGACGAAGACAACAACATCATCTGGGCCAACGGAACCCCCATCCAGGTCATCTACTCCAGCGACCCCGCAACCGTCGACTACACCGAATACGGCATCAATAACGCCATCGTCGTCGACAACACCGGCCGCTGGCGCGACCGCGAAGGCCTCTCCCAACACCTCAAGTCTACCGGTGTGTCCAAGGTGCTGCTCACCGCGCCGGGCAAGGGCGATATCAAGAACATCGTCTTCGGCATCAACGACGGCGACATGACCGCAGACGACCAGATCCTCTCCGCGGCGTCATGCACCACGAACGCAATCACCCCGGTGCTCAAGGCCGTCAACGACAAGTACGGCGTCGAATTCGGCCACGTCGAGACCGTCCACTCCTTCACCAACGACCAGAACCTCATCGACAACTTCCACAAGGGCTCCCGCCGTGGACGCGCCGCGACCCTCAACATGGTGCTCACCGAAACCGGTGCCGCCAAGGCCGTCTCCAAGGCGCTGCCCGAGTTTGAGGGCAAGCTGACCGGCAACGCCATCCGCGTCCCCACCCCGGACGTCTCCATGGCGGTGCTGAACCTCACCATGGCCGGCGACGTCGACCGCGATGAGGTCAACGAATACCTCAAGCAGGTCTCCCTGCGCAGCGACCTGCGCCAGCAGATCGGCTACATCCACTCCCCGGAGGTTGTGTCCAACGACTTCGTCGGCACCACCCAGGCGGGCATCGTCGATGGCCTTGCGACCATCGCCACCGGCAAGCACCTTGTGCTCTACGTCTGGTACGACAACGAGTTCGGCTACTCCAACCAGGTGATCCGCATCGTCGAAGAAATGGGTGGCGTGCGCCCCCGCGTCTACCCGAAGCGCAGCACCATCGACGCTATCTAG